In Tachysurus vachellii isolate PV-2020 chromosome 1, HZAU_Pvac_v1, whole genome shotgun sequence, a genomic segment contains:
- the lims1 gene encoding LIM and senescent cell antigen-like-containing domain protein 1 isoform X3, with amino-acid sequence MLGVSEMTGSNMANALANASCERCKSGFAPAEKIVNSNGELYHEQCFVCAQCFQQFPEGLFYEFEGRKYCEHDFQMLFAPCCHQCGEFIIGRVIKAMNNSWHPDCFCCDICQTVLADVGFVKNAGRHLCRPCHNREKARGLGKYICQKCHAIIDEQPLIFKNDPYHPDHFNCSNCGKELTADARELKGELYCLPCHDKMGVPICGACRRPIEGRVVNAMGKQWHVEHFVCAKCEKPFLGHRHYERKGLAYCETHYNQLFGDVCYHCNRVIEGDVVSALNKAWCVNCFSCSTCNTKLTLKDKFVEVDLKPMCKHCYDRLPEELKRRLAKRERDTRERKKKTVAVCP; translated from the exons ATGCTGGGTGTGTCAGAAATGACGGGCAG CAATATGGCCAATGCCCTGGCGAATGCCTCATGTGAGCGCTGTAAGAGTGGCTTTGCCCCGGCGGAGAAGATCGTCAACAGTAACGGCGAGTTGTATCACGAGCAGTGCTTCGTGTGTGCTCAGTGCTTTCAGCAGTTTCCTGAGGGACTTTTCTACGAG TTTGAAGGCAGGAAGTACTGCGAGCATGATTTCCAGATGTTGTTTGCTCCTTGCTGTCACCAGTGTG GTGAGTTCATCATTGGCCGTGTGATTAAAGCCATGAACAACAGCTGGCATCCTGACTGCTTCTGCTGTGACATTTGTCAGACCGTGTTAGCTGATGTGGGCTTTGTGAAGAACGCTGGCCG TCATCTGTGTCGCCCGTGTCACAATCGGGAGAAGGCTCGTGGTCTGGGGAAGTACATCTGTCAGAAGTGCCATGCCATCATCGACGAGCAGCCCCTCATCTTCAAGAACGACCCCTATCACCCCGATCACTTCAACTGCAGCAACTGTGG TAAGGAGTTAACAGCTGATGCTCGGGAGCTGAAAGGAGAACTCTACTGTCTCCCATGTCATGATAAAATGGGAGTGCCGATCTGCGGAGCCTGCAGAAGGCCTATCGAAGGCCGTGTGGTCAATGCCATGGGCAAGCAGTGGCATGTtgag CATTTCGTGTGTGCTAAGTGTGAGAAACCTTTCTTGGGTCATCGCCATTATGAAAGAAAAGGTCTGGCCTACTGTGAAACTCACTACAACCAG CTCTTTGGTGATGTCTGCTACCACTGCAACCGAGTGATCGAAGGAGACG TGGTGTCAGCTTTGAACAAAGCCTGGTGTGTCAACTGCTTTTCCTGTTCTACCTGCAACACCAAGCTCACTCTGAA GGACAAATTTGTGGAGGTAGATCTGAAGCCGATGTGTAAGCACTGTTATGACCGGCTGCCTGAGGAGCTGAAACGCCGCCTTGCTAAACGTGAACGTGACACTCgtgagaggaagaagaagaccGTTGCTGTCTGTCCGTAA
- the lims1 gene encoding LIM and senescent cell antigen-like-containing domain protein 1 isoform X1 has translation MLGVSEMTGSSNMANALANASCERCKSGFAPAEKIVNSNGELYHEQCFVCAQCFQQFPEGLFYEFEGRKYCEHDFQMLFAPCCHQCGEFIIGRVIKAMNNSWHPDCFCCDICQTVLADVGFVKNAGRHLCRPCHNREKARGLGKYICQKCHAIIDEQPLIFKNDPYHPDHFNCSNCGKELTADARELKGELYCLPCHDKMGVPICGACRRPIEGRVVNAMGKQWHVEHFVCAKCEKPFLGHRHYERKGLAYCETHYNQLFGDVCYHCNRVIEGDVVSALNKAWCVNCFSCSTCNTKLTLKNKFVEFDMKPVCKKCYEKFPLELKKRLKKLAETVARK, from the exons ATGCTGGGTGTGTCAGAAATGACGGGCAG CAGCAATATGGCCAATGCCCTGGCGAATGCCTCATGTGAGCGCTGTAAGAGTGGCTTTGCCCCGGCGGAGAAGATCGTCAACAGTAACGGCGAGTTGTATCACGAGCAGTGCTTCGTGTGTGCTCAGTGCTTTCAGCAGTTTCCTGAGGGACTTTTCTACGAG TTTGAAGGCAGGAAGTACTGCGAGCATGATTTCCAGATGTTGTTTGCTCCTTGCTGTCACCAGTGTG GTGAGTTCATCATTGGCCGTGTGATTAAAGCCATGAACAACAGCTGGCATCCTGACTGCTTCTGCTGTGACATTTGTCAGACCGTGTTAGCTGATGTGGGCTTTGTGAAGAACGCTGGCCG TCATCTGTGTCGCCCGTGTCACAATCGGGAGAAGGCTCGTGGTCTGGGGAAGTACATCTGTCAGAAGTGCCATGCCATCATCGACGAGCAGCCCCTCATCTTCAAGAACGACCCCTATCACCCCGATCACTTCAACTGCAGCAACTGTGG TAAGGAGTTAACAGCTGATGCTCGGGAGCTGAAAGGAGAACTCTACTGTCTCCCATGTCATGATAAAATGGGAGTGCCGATCTGCGGAGCCTGCAGAAGGCCTATCGAAGGCCGTGTGGTCAATGCCATGGGCAAGCAGTGGCATGTtgag CATTTCGTGTGTGCTAAGTGTGAGAAACCTTTCTTGGGTCATCGCCATTATGAAAGAAAAGGTCTGGCCTACTGTGAAACTCACTACAACCAG CTCTTTGGTGATGTCTGCTACCACTGCAACCGAGTGATCGAAGGAGACG TGGTGTCAGCTTTGAACAAAGCCTGGTGTGTCAACTGCTTTTCCTGTTCTACCTGCAACACCAAGCTCACTCTGAA GAACAAGTTTGTGGAGTTTGACATGAAGCCTGTGTGTAAGAAGTGCTATGAGAAGTTTCCTCTGGAGCTCAAGAAGAGGCTGAAGAAGCTGGCTGAAACCGTGGCCCGCAAGTAG
- the lims1 gene encoding LIM and senescent cell antigen-like-containing domain protein 1 isoform X2, with protein sequence MLGVSEMTGSNMANALANASCERCKSGFAPAEKIVNSNGELYHEQCFVCAQCFQQFPEGLFYEFEGRKYCEHDFQMLFAPCCHQCGEFIIGRVIKAMNNSWHPDCFCCDICQTVLADVGFVKNAGRHLCRPCHNREKARGLGKYICQKCHAIIDEQPLIFKNDPYHPDHFNCSNCGKELTADARELKGELYCLPCHDKMGVPICGACRRPIEGRVVNAMGKQWHVEHFVCAKCEKPFLGHRHYERKGLAYCETHYNQLFGDVCYHCNRVIEGDVVSALNKAWCVNCFSCSTCNTKLTLKNKFVEFDMKPVCKKCYEKFPLELKKRLKKLAETVARK encoded by the exons ATGCTGGGTGTGTCAGAAATGACGGGCAG CAATATGGCCAATGCCCTGGCGAATGCCTCATGTGAGCGCTGTAAGAGTGGCTTTGCCCCGGCGGAGAAGATCGTCAACAGTAACGGCGAGTTGTATCACGAGCAGTGCTTCGTGTGTGCTCAGTGCTTTCAGCAGTTTCCTGAGGGACTTTTCTACGAG TTTGAAGGCAGGAAGTACTGCGAGCATGATTTCCAGATGTTGTTTGCTCCTTGCTGTCACCAGTGTG GTGAGTTCATCATTGGCCGTGTGATTAAAGCCATGAACAACAGCTGGCATCCTGACTGCTTCTGCTGTGACATTTGTCAGACCGTGTTAGCTGATGTGGGCTTTGTGAAGAACGCTGGCCG TCATCTGTGTCGCCCGTGTCACAATCGGGAGAAGGCTCGTGGTCTGGGGAAGTACATCTGTCAGAAGTGCCATGCCATCATCGACGAGCAGCCCCTCATCTTCAAGAACGACCCCTATCACCCCGATCACTTCAACTGCAGCAACTGTGG TAAGGAGTTAACAGCTGATGCTCGGGAGCTGAAAGGAGAACTCTACTGTCTCCCATGTCATGATAAAATGGGAGTGCCGATCTGCGGAGCCTGCAGAAGGCCTATCGAAGGCCGTGTGGTCAATGCCATGGGCAAGCAGTGGCATGTtgag CATTTCGTGTGTGCTAAGTGTGAGAAACCTTTCTTGGGTCATCGCCATTATGAAAGAAAAGGTCTGGCCTACTGTGAAACTCACTACAACCAG CTCTTTGGTGATGTCTGCTACCACTGCAACCGAGTGATCGAAGGAGACG TGGTGTCAGCTTTGAACAAAGCCTGGTGTGTCAACTGCTTTTCCTGTTCTACCTGCAACACCAAGCTCACTCTGAA GAACAAGTTTGTGGAGTTTGACATGAAGCCTGTGTGTAAGAAGTGCTATGAGAAGTTTCCTCTGGAGCTCAAGAAGAGGCTGAAGAAGCTGGCTGAAACCGTGGCCCGCAAGTAG